In Montipora foliosa isolate CH-2021 chromosome 9, ASM3666993v2, whole genome shotgun sequence, the DNA window ataactcgtaacagtaattcaactgacaaacagcgcttttatccccccccccccccccctcgccatcagtgctccgttttacgggtatttaaagctagatgtagggaaaggccgcagatagccatgtatttgtttcagggttccccagagctcttctctccctcagtcaagagaagagctctggggtcgagattggttcGCCAATTCATTTCTCTTGTGTTTCAGTTTATCACCTCCAGCATTTGAAGTTAACGGTCATTCGCTTAagttgcctgatgagtgtggtcactTTGTGACTATACGAAACAGAGAACTGTCGCAAAAAGCGATATGAATAACTTGTGAAGCCCGAAACTAAGCTAATTTAATAGTTATTGTTCCTGTTGTGCGAGAGTAATAGACTTAGCCCTCCCCCCATAGTCGTTGTTGTTATGTGACATTGATCGCGTGCGCTTTAGTTTCCAAATAAGGCAATGACATGTGAGTGAGAAATTGTACGGTGAATTGTGAGTTGAACAGCGAGCCAGTTTTTGCGAATTTACCGATTAAAAAGCTGAGTGAAACACAACGCAATCGAGTGAGTTTACAGTTTACCCGATAGGGTGTTTGGTACACGTTtggtgccgggaccaggataCACTGTGGAAGCATCGAAAAACTAATGGAACCGAGAGATAAACAAAAAACTACGCCGTCGATCGCGAGTGGAGAGATTGTAAACAATGCAGGGGCGAATTCGGAAGACACGGAGAAAGCTTTACTCGCCGGTGTGTGTATGTATCTGAGAGAAGTCAATGATTATGAGAAACTGTACAGTTTGGATGTGCTTGGTGTTGAAGATCGGGGGGAGAATGACCAGTTTGATGTACTGCGTGACTTTAAAGAGAACATTGCGAGAAGAGACGATGGGAGGTATGAAGTCAGTTTCCCCTGGATTCCAGGAGCTGAGTTATCGAGCACAAACGAGGTGTTGAGCAGGAAGCGTTTGCAGAATGTTGAGACGAGATTGTCAAAGAATGAGAACTTGAGAGAAGAATATGCTTACATCATCGAACAGCAACTGCGGGTGGGCATAGTAGAAGAAGTTCCTGAGAGGCCGACGAGTGAACGAGTGTTCTACATGCCACATAAACCAGTTATCAAGGAGAGTGCAATAACTACAAAGGTCCGCATGGTATTTGACGCCAGCGCTAAGCCATACCCGTTGGCCAACAGCATCAATGATTGTATGTTCACTGGCCCCCCATTGCAGCCACTGCTCTGGGACAATATGGTGAGAGCACGCACGTCTACAAACCTACTCCTTGGTGACATCGAGAAAGCGTTTCTGCAGATAGgttttaaagaaaaagacagagATGCTTTCAGATTTCTCTTCAATGTCAAAGGAGAAGAGCGGCATCTGAGGTTCATGCGAGTACCTTTTGGAGTGGAAGCCAGTCCTTTTGTGTTAGGAGCCACTCTGCAGAATCACCTTCAGCAGCAAGGAACAGCATTTGAAGACACAGTCAGAGCACTGAAGGAGAACACCTATGTCGACAACCTTATGCAGATGGGAGGAGATCAGGAGCAGCTGGTGAAATTTAAAAAGGAGAGCACTGAAATCCTCGAAAATGCTAAGTTTCCAGTTCATAAGTGGGAATCAAATGTTGGATCGCTGGAGAGTGAGAACATGCCGAACCCTAGTAAGATTCTGTGACACACATGGAACAAGGAAGAAGACACTCTAGAGTTCCCAGCAAAGCCCTTCGCTGAAGATCAACCTGTGACTAAGCGGACTATCCTCAGCTACTTGGGAGCTATCTATGATCCGCTCGGGATAGTCTCACCCACTATGGCGCAAGGGAAGCATATCTATCGACAAGCCTGTGATGAGAAGAAGGGGTGGAATGCAGAGGTCTCCAGCCAGTTGAGAGATGAGTGGTTTAAATGGAAAAAGCAACTTAAGACTGTTGAGATACCCAGAAGCGTGGCCACTTTGATTGGAGAGATTACGCGAGTGCATCTTCATCTCTTTGCAGATGCTAGTAACCTAGCATGCTGTGCAGCGGCAGTTGCAGTTGTGGAACAACAAGGGGGTATGTCAAAGGGTCTGCTAACTTCGAAGTCGCGAATATCAAAGAGAAACACTTCTATAGCGAGACTAGAACTTGTCAGCGGCCATATGGCGGCAAACATGGCAAAGAACCTGCATGGTGCTCTGCAACGTTGGCCCATCAGTTCTACTATCATTTGGTTGGACAGCATGGTGGCGCTGTATTGGCTGACTAATCCCGCAAAGGCATGGAAAGTGTTTGTGGCCAACAGAGAAAGATAACAGAAGCCACCAGTGAGATTGGGATTACTTGGAAGTACGTTCCAACGGATATGAATTTGGCAGACCTTGGAAGTAAAGGGACGACCATTGCGAAGATGGAGAGAGGAAACTGGCTGACTGGCCTTAACTGGCTATTGGATGAAATGCAGTGGCCACAGCAGCCAAAGTTGAAATGCACTGAATTTGCAGATGAAGAGTGTAGACCCACCCCGGAGGGAATCCTTCACACACAAGAGCGCAAACGGGATGACTGGGATGCATTGTTAGAGAGGAGTGCTTACTGGCGGACCATGAGGGTGACGGCTTGGATGTTGAGGTTAATCAGTAACTGCAAAGCAAGAAGAAACAAGTTGAAGAGAAGATCGGGTCCATTAGTAACCGAAGAGATCACTACTGCGAGAACCTATTGGGTGAGAAGAGTTCAGAGAAAAGACCAAGCAAGTTTACAATCGCCAGGATGGAAGCTAGTAGAAGATGAAGGCACAGGCGTTCTCAAGTGTGAAGGCAGAGTTAAAGGATACAGGCCCACGTACCTTCCAGGGGGATCGCTGGCTGAGAAGGTCGTTTGCCATGTACACAATCAGATAATGCATCTTGGTGTTGCTAATACGATGGCAAGTGTAAGAGAGAGTTGGTGGATTCCGAAGTTGAGAGCAAGAGTCAAGAAGACGATCAAAAGGTGCAATGTCTGCAAAGTATTCTCCACCAGGCCGTACGAAGCACCACCAACGAGCGCCCTGCCGGTATACAGGACAGAGAGGAGTAGACCGTTTGAGGTCACCGGAGTAGACATTTCCGGACCTTTGAGTTACAGGGTTGGCAAGGAAGAACTAGGAAAGTACTCAATAATCATCTTCACGTGCGCGAGTTCAAGAGCAGTCCATTTAGAAGTAACAAGGACACAAACGGCGAACGAATTCCAGAAGAAACTGAACGCGTTCATCTCGCGCCGAACGAGGCTTCGTGTAATCATCTCAGACAATGCCGGAGTCTTCAAGACCACAGCAGACTGGATCAGAGCTATCAGGAAGAGCGAGAAGATGCAGAACTACTTAGCGAGAGAGGAAATTCGTTGGCAGTTTAACCTTGCGAGATCCCCTTAGTGGGGAGGGTTCTATGAGAGactgatcaaagaaataaagaacactTTGCACAAGACGCTAGGGCGGTCAAGACTTTCGTATGAAGCCATGGAATCGGTCGTGATCGACATAGAAAGGAACTTGAACAATCGCCCCCTGACTTACGTGGAGGCggagggagaagaagaggtgCTTACACCAAACGTGATCATGTGGGGTCGTCATGCTTACCCAATCGAAGACCTCGAACTAATCGAAGATGATAAGGAGAAGCTGACAAAGATGAATAAGAGATTGGAAGAAGCTAAGGCCCATGCATGGAGACGATGGAAGAGAGAATACATCCACAGTCTAATGGAAGGTCACCGTCTAAACAAGGAAGAGGGAGCTACACCCGTAGTCGGAAAGTGGAAAgtggaagaaaggaaagaaagggaAGGTGACGCGCCTCATTCAAGGCAAGGACGGTGTTGTTAGAGGTGTGATTTTGTTGCATAAGGGACACACTATTGAGAGACCTCTACAGCTAGTTTGTCCATTGGAGATACGAGGAGCGGATCACAGTGTTCACCTGCAAGAGGGGAGGAGAGACGAAGTGCATCCGAGGAACCAGAGAGTGTAGAGACCTGCAGCTCAACAGGCAGCTGAAAGGATTGCAGTACAAATGCGAGCAGAAGAAGAGGACTAAATCTGAACTGAACTGTTTACAAGTTGCATGATCTTTTGTTAAGGATTGTAAAAATTGATAGTTTCAATTTTTAGGGGAGTTGTGTGCGAGAGTAATAGACTTAGCCCTCCCCCCATAGTCGTTGTTGTTATGTGACATTGATCGCGTGCGCTTTAGTTTCCAAATAAGGCAATGACATGTGAGTGAGAAATTGTACGGTGAATTGTGAGTTGAACAGCGAGCCAGTTTTTGCGAATTTACCGATTAAAAAGCTGAGTAAAACACCACGCAATCGAGTGAGTTTACAGTTTACCGTTAGGGTGTTTGGTACACTGTTAAGTTGAGCCCTATAAGAAAATACTTCAACTGAAACACTCAGAATTTATGTAatgatgtatgtatgtatgtaatcgCGCCACGCGTATTCTGACTTCTTCCAGCTATGATACAAATGTGCACGTGCTTTTCAAACGATTTGGATAGAAAATACAGAAATATAGTTTGGTCTTTGAATCTGTAAATGGCCTTGCTCCTGATTACCTCAAATCACTTTTTAATGAAGGGAGTAGTACTGCTAATTACAATTTGAGGGACCAAGAGCAAACTTGCCATTCCTCTACCGCGCACGAACTATCTCGAAAACAGTTTTTGCTATAGCGCGCTGTTTTATGGAATGGTTTACCCCTTGATCTTCGGCAAGCACAAACTCTCCACAGTTTTGCGCTGATTGCtataatttcttttaattattaCTCTTATTTATGTTACTTACAGACCTTACACGTCATGTCATGAAACATGCAAATGATCATAACATCTTATATGATCTACAACATGGCTTCAGAGGAGGTAGATCTTGTGAAGCACAGCTGGTGGAGTTTATTGATGATTTAGCATATAACATGCAGAATGGAGGTCAAATAGATGTAGCCATAATGGATTTCTCCAAGGCTTTTGACAAAGTTGGTCACCAAAGACttcttcttaagttagatcACTATGGAATTCGAGGAAAGACAAATAAATGGATGCAAGCCTTCCTTACAAATCGTACCCTGAGAGTAAATGGGGAACATTCATGTTATACACATGTCAAGTCAGGAGTCCTCCAAGGATCAGTTTTAGGTCCACgtttatttttactttacatCAATGATTTACCAGAGTCTCTGGTTTCAACTGCACGTCTTTTTGCAGATGATTCCCTGCTATACATGACTATATGGTCACAAGCTGACGCCAAGTTTCTTCACAGTGATTTAAAGAAACTAGAACAGTGGGAGGAGAAACGGCTTATGGAATTTAATACTGATAAATGCCATGTTCTACGGGTCACTCGTAAGCAGAACCCGATAATTCACGATTACACCCTTCATGGTAAAGTCCTTGAAACTGTGGACTCAGCAAAGTACCTGGGAGTCACCCTAACTCGAGACCTCAGGTGGAATCGTCACGTTGAAAACATTGCATATAAGGCGAATCAATCACTTGGTTTCCTCCGAAGAAATCTCAGAATTAATTCATCTAATCTAAAATCTTTGGCTTACAAGACCTTGGTTCGACCACTACTCGAATATTCTTCAGCAGCGAGGGATCTCTATACCaaagaaaatgtaaagaaaCTGGAAATGGTACAGAGACGTGCAGCTCGGTATGTTTTAAACCGGTACAATTACGTATCAAGTGTTAATGAAATGCTACAGGAATTACAATGGAACACCCTTGAAGAAAGACGGAAAAAGGATAGACTAGCTATGTTCTATAAAATCCACAATGACCAAACTGGAATAGACACTGGGAAATATCTGAAGCCGCTAGGCCGAGTTAGCCGTCATGTCAACAACCAATTGCAAGCTTATGAGGTCCCATTCGCGTTTACTGATTATTATAAATTCTCCTACTTTCCAAGAACAATAATCGAGTGGAAGGCTTTGCCAAATGAGACAGTAAATGCCTCTTCTCTGACGGTATTCACAAACTGCCTTTAATTTAATTCATAATATCGTTTATTACTTTTATTGATTtctttatctatttatttatatatcgaCCGCTGGCCTTTTTTCAATTTGCAAGAATCATCAATTATTGTGATGGAGGCAAATAAacggtagatagatagatcaTAGTTTTCGCCACTGTTTATATGCGTCGTTTCTCGAAGCTGGGAGCTTCCATATCCCGATTCCTTTGGTATTTTGGCATGAGCCGCAACCGAATACGGCACAATTGTCACCTGgcatttacatacatacatacatacatacatacatacatacatacatacatacatacattcttaattgacctctccccataggggcttttcagggccaatgaatcaacgaaacaacagaacacaacaactacaactgttaagaatcccaactggccggaggcaaaccagttagctatttacaagtgcagctgggaagttgaacgagggactaccaggatcaaattcaatgagtggtcagagcgggtcttgaacccgggatctccggatctcaaggcaagcgccctaaccactgggccacactgcatTTTGTATACACAAGCAACTAGTTTGATAACGATTTAAactattttgaaagaaagataacCTAGATACTTTCGTGACTCAACAACAACTTCAAGTGATCTctgacgccattttgaaaaaggtATTGCACGGTCATTGTCACGTGTGGGTATTaaaatcaaacaataacctCACTAACTATGGATAGACAGatagatacatacatacatacatacatacatacatacatacatacatacatacaacctcacctggtattttttacaggtcacaggtcattgttttgctAATAAGGAAAATaccctaaacatgcataaaagctaaccctAAGCCTAAGGGTGGCTTTTacgaatgtttaggatactttctgtattggtaaaacaatgacctgtgacttgtaaaaaataccagccgCTGCTTAAACACGTCACAAGTTACAACCGCCTCTGATAAGGTAAAGGTGACACTGTCACAAGACACGAGGGATGCCTGTGTAAAACAGAGGTGACATGAGCAGTTGCAATTATTGTGGTATCTTCTTTCTCAGTATAGTTAGGAAGCTCATCGATTGAGTAACTTGATTAAGCTGATGAGCAGAAAAATTCTATGCACTTTTTGggagaaaaataatcgtgcttaATAGCGAAAAATAACAGTGCctttcaaatgaaaaacagCTTACCTTGCTCTATTTCCTGGGTTTCTCGTCCTCTGTGTTTTCCCGCTAGTTTCAGGGATGTTTCAGGGACGTTTTAAGTGTCACTGAAAAAGTTACTGTGACAATGGAAGCCCCCTGAAAAGCTGTTGTCATTGACATCGTGAACCTGGTGTCAGAAATATctgactctctctctctctctcaagcCCAACAACTGCATCGGTAAGGCAACTACCGCCATGTTCAAGCTGACAAAGAGAGTATGGAGAAGCAATAAGGTCCAGGTCTACATGTACAAATAATGTGTCATGAGCACTCTGCTGTACAGCAGCCAGTTTAGACGTTTAAAACCATTCTTTCAAAGAATTAGTTGAATGCTAAGCTAAATGCAAGAGTTTCCACAAAGTTCACTGAACAAACTCAAGATATATG includes these proteins:
- the LOC137971652 gene encoding uncharacterized protein, giving the protein MEPRDKQKTTPSIASGEIVNNAGANSEDTEKALLAGVCMYLREVNDYEKLYSLDVLGVEDRGENDQFDVLRDFKENIARRDDGRYEVSFPWIPGAELSSTNEVLSRKRLQNVETRLSKNENLREEYAYIIEQQLRVGIVEEVPERPTSERVFYMPHKPVIKESAITTKVRMVFDASAKPYPLANSINDCMFTGPPLQPLLWDNMVRARTSTNLLLGDIEKAFLQIGFKEKDRDAFRFLFNVKGEERHLRFMRVPFGVEASPFVLGATLQNHLQQQGTAFEDTVRALKENTYVDNLMQMGGDQEQLVKFKKESTEILENAKFPVHKWESNVGSLESENMPNPSKIL
- the LOC137971653 gene encoding uncharacterized protein → MAQGKHIYRQACDEKKGWNAEVSSQLRDEWFKWKKQLKTVEIPRSVATLIGEITRVHLHLFADASNLACCAAAVAVVEQQGGMSKGLLTSKSRISKRNTSIARLELVSGHMAANMAKNLHGALQRWPISSTIIWLDSMVALYWLTNPAKAWKVFVANRER
- the LOC137971654 gene encoding uncharacterized protein, whose translation is MNLADLGSKGTTIAKMERGNWLTGLNWLLDEMQWPQQPKLKCTEFADEECRPTPEGILHTQERKRDDWDALLERSAYWRTMRVTAWMLRLISNCKARRNKLKRRSGPLVTEEITTARTYWVRRVQRKDQASLQSPGWKLVEDEGTGVLKCEGRVKGYRPTYLPGGSLAEKVVCHVHNQIMHLGVANTMASVRESWWIPKLRARVKKTIKRCNVCKVFSTRPYEAPPTSALPVYRTERSRPFEVTGVDISGPLSYRVGKEELGKYSIIIFTCASSRAVHLEVTRTQTANEFQKKLNAFISRRTRLRVIISDNAGVFKTTADWIRAIRKSEKMQNYLAREEIRWQFNLARSP